The segment CTGGAAGAGCGCAAGCGCCGGCTGCAGGCCGAAGGCCTGTTCGATGCCGGCCGCAAGCGCTTGCTGCCGTTCATGCCGCGCGTCATCGGCGTCGTCACCTCGCCGACAGGCTCTGTCATCCGCGACATCATCCACCGGATCAAGGACCGGTTTCCGCTGCATGTGCTGGTCTGGCCGGTGCGGGTGCAAGGCGAAACGGCCGGCGCGGAAGTGACCGCCGCCGTCAACGGCTTCAACGCACTGGCGCATGATGGCGTGATCCCGCAGCCCGACCTGCTGATCGTAGCGCGCGGCGGCGGCAGCCTCGAGGATCTTTGGGGGTTCAATGACGAGGCGCTGGCCCGCGCCGTCGCCGCCTCACGCATTCCGGTGATCTCCGCCGTCGGCCATGAAACGGACTGGACGCTGATCGACCTGGCGGCGGATGTGCGGGCGCCGACACCGACGGGCGCCGCCGAAATCGCCGTGCCCGTGCGCGCCGACCTCGAAGTGACGCTTGCCGGCCTTGCTGCGCGGCTCAAGGCCGCGGTGTCGCGCAATTTCGAGCGCAAGCGCCAGGCAGCGCGTGCCGCCGCCCGGGCGCTGCCCTCTCCCGACCAATTGCTGGCGCTGCCGCGCCGGCGCTTCGACGAGGCGACGAGCCGGCTTGGCCGGGCGCTGTCCGTCAGCGTCCAACGCAAGCGAGCCAGGCTGCAGGCGCAGCGGCTGACGCCGGCCACCCTGTCGCGACGCATGAACGAGGCCCGCACGCTGGCCGGCCGCGACCTTGGCCGCGCGCAAGCGGCGTTCTTCGCCATCGTGCGCGAGCGGCGAATGCGGTTTTCGCGCACCGCGGCGCGGCTGTCGCCGGCGCCGCTCGCAAGGCGGCAGAAATTGCAGGCAGATATTTTGGCGGCGCTGTCGCGGCGACAGGACCGGGTGATTTCGGTGCGGCTCGAGCGCTTGCGCGGGAAACTGACCCAGGCCGACCGGCTGCTGGCGACGCTGTCGCACAAGGCGGTGCTGGCGCGCGGCTTCGCCCTGGTGAAAGACGCCGACGGGGCGGTGATCAAGCAAGCGGCGGAAGTGGTGCCGGGGCTGGCACTTTCGCTGGAGTTCGCCGACGGGACCGCCGATGCGATTGCGACCAGCGGCGCGGCACGGCCGAAAACTGTTGCAAAGCCGGCTACCAAAGCCAAGGAGCCCGGCAGCCAAGGCTCACTGTTCTGAGTGCCGATGATTTCTTCTGAACGCCTATGACTGGCAATCCACATCACCCGACGACGCCTTCCGGCAAGCCCCGCGCGCGAGCCTTCGGCATTGGCTTTGACGGCACGCCCGGACCGTTCAACGCCATCACCGATGTGGCTGGCGTTGCGGTCGGTTATTCGACGCTGATTTCGGGCGAAGGTGCGCTGGTGGTCGGCAAGGGCCCGGTGCGCACCGGCGTGACCGCCATCCTGCCCCGACCGCGCGCCGAGCTGGCCACGCCGGTCTTTGCCGGCATTTTTCAGCCAGAACGGCAATGGCGAATTGACCGGCTCG is part of the Mesorhizobium sp. L-2-11 genome and harbors:
- the xseA gene encoding exodeoxyribonuclease VII large subunit, whose product is MSNAVSESRTNATEYTVSEISGALKRTVEDVFGNVRVRGEISGYRGPHSSGHAYFCLKDDRARLDAVVWKTTMGRLKFRPEEGMEVIATGRLTTYPGKSTYQIVIDNLEPAGAGALMALLEERKRRLQAEGLFDAGRKRLLPFMPRVIGVVTSPTGSVIRDIIHRIKDRFPLHVLVWPVRVQGETAGAEVTAAVNGFNALAHDGVIPQPDLLIVARGGGSLEDLWGFNDEALARAVAASRIPVISAVGHETDWTLIDLAADVRAPTPTGAAEIAVPVRADLEVTLAGLAARLKAAVSRNFERKRQAARAAARALPSPDQLLALPRRRFDEATSRLGRALSVSVQRKRARLQAQRLTPATLSRRMNEARTLAGRDLGRAQAAFFAIVRERRMRFSRTAARLSPAPLARRQKLQADILAALSRRQDRVISVRLERLRGKLTQADRLLATLSHKAVLARGFALVKDADGAVIKQAAEVVPGLALSLEFADGTADAIATSGAARPKTVAKPATKAKEPGSQGSLF